One segment of Streptomyces sp. YIM 121038 DNA contains the following:
- a CDS encoding chaplin, protein MTRQKGNVVKLKKSAAIVAGAVLALGVASPAFADADAKGGAHGSPGVLSGNVIQVPVHVPVNVCGNSVDLIALLNPAFGNTCVND, encoded by the coding sequence GTGACCCGACAGAAGGGAAATGTTGTGAAGCTCAAAAAGAGCGCTGCCATCGTCGCGGGCGCGGTTCTGGCTCTGGGTGTGGCTTCCCCGGCGTTCGCCGACGCCGACGCCAAGGGTGGCGCGCACGGCTCCCCGGGCGTGCTGTCCGGCAACGTCATCCAGGTTCCCGTCCACGTTCCCGTCAACGTGTGCGGCAACAGCGTCGACCTGATCGCGCTGCTGAACCCGGCGTTCGGCAACACCTGCGTCAACGACTGA
- a CDS encoding chaplin translates to MLSAAAASSILSLSGTSALAADASGAAHGSPGLLSGNSVQAPVEVPVNVCGNTADAAAGLNPATGNSCANTGRSAHPERVAAARAQQQPVAPAHETTTPAREATTAAREVKKPAHVANPAGEKPAHAASKPAGEAKKPAHERRTAATPKARKPSAAHGYGERSEAHDRAGHAARADHTERADHTERADHTERADHTERADRSSQRATAHPAPVSPRQESRPHTSPRHAAPRHAAPRQESPRTQPPAAKHAARPAVEAAPKPAARPAAEHPAAEPVAERTVTTPPPAPRPAGSGATATGEASDSPGLLSGNLGQLPLEPVLNLCGNTVDVVAALNPVFGNRCEEDSTPTPPQEQPMPPRGKPPVRPAEPTAPEPKAPPRSVTPPEAPVPVHEAPAVPPAPRVDTVPAPRAQLARTGAEPGLLGAAAASAALLGAGAVLYRRGRATARP, encoded by the coding sequence ATGCTCTCCGCCGCCGCGGCGTCGAGCATCCTGTCTCTGTCTGGCACCTCCGCCCTCGCGGCTGACGCGAGCGGAGCGGCCCACGGTTCTCCCGGCCTCCTGTCGGGCAACAGCGTGCAGGCCCCGGTGGAAGTGCCGGTGAACGTCTGCGGCAACACCGCCGATGCTGCGGCAGGCCTCAACCCGGCGACCGGCAACAGCTGCGCGAACACAGGGCGGTCGGCCCACCCCGAGCGCGTCGCCGCCGCCCGCGCGCAGCAGCAGCCGGTGGCTCCCGCCCACGAGACGACCACGCCCGCGCGTGAGGCGACGACCGCCGCCCGGGAGGTGAAGAAGCCCGCCCACGTGGCGAATCCCGCCGGGGAGAAGCCCGCGCACGCGGCGTCGAAGCCCGCCGGGGAAGCGAAGAAGCCCGCCCACGAGCGGCGGACGGCTGCGACCCCGAAGGCGCGGAAGCCCTCGGCGGCGCACGGCTACGGAGAGCGCTCGGAGGCGCACGACCGCGCGGGCCACGCCGCCCGCGCGGACCACACCGAGCGTGCCGACCACACCGAGCGTGCCGACCACACCGAGCGTGCCGACCACACCGAGCGCGCCGACCGCTCCAGCCAGCGCGCGACGGCGCACCCCGCCCCGGTGTCCCCCCGGCAGGAGTCCCGGCCGCACACGTCCCCGCGGCACGCGGCCCCCCGGCACGCCGCCCCGCGGCAGGAGTCCCCCCGTACGCAGCCCCCGGCCGCCAAGCACGCGGCCAGGCCCGCGGTGGAGGCCGCCCCCAAGCCCGCCGCGCGCCCCGCGGCCGAGCACCCCGCGGCCGAGCCGGTCGCCGAGCGCACCGTCACGACGCCGCCCCCGGCCCCCCGGCCCGCCGGTTCGGGAGCCACGGCCACGGGTGAGGCCTCGGACTCGCCGGGTCTCCTGTCGGGCAACCTCGGTCAGCTCCCCCTGGAGCCCGTGCTGAACCTCTGCGGCAACACCGTGGACGTCGTCGCGGCCCTCAACCCGGTCTTCGGCAACCGCTGCGAGGAGGACTCGACGCCCACCCCGCCGCAGGAGCAGCCGATGCCGCCGCGCGGGAAGCCGCCGGTCCGCCCCGCCGAGCCCACGGCGCCGGAACCGAAGGCTCCGCCCCGGTCGGTGACGCCGCCCGAGGCCCCCGTGCCGGTGCACGAGGCCCCTGCCGTGCCGCCCGCGCCCCGGGTCGACACCGTCCCTGCCCCTCGGGCCCAGCTCGCGCGGACGGGCGCCGAGCCCGGCCTGCTCGGTGCCGCGGCGGCGAGCGCCGCACTGCTCGGCGCCGGCGCGGTCCTCTACCGACGCGGACGCGCCACGGCCCGGCCGTAG
- a CDS encoding ATP-grasp domain-containing protein, whose amino-acid sequence MQRLDTRIPAVLLRIDRNSFHHGTLGAVRSLGRAGVEVHLVAADAHSPVARSRYLHRMHPPPGPAAPPAEVAAALLRVAATLRGPAVLIPLDDAGALAVSALRTELSDRFLLPAMAPGTAESVADKAALAELCAAAGVPHPRTELPDSASRAAAVARSLGPATVAKWSRPWCLPRDAGLHSTVVVRSPGEAAALFERGAEAGSPLLLQAFVAAGGGSDWFVHGYVGRDGRVHGGGTGRKLRAWPRAAGITVRGEWVPNPALEALTARLMTTVGYRGVFDLDFRQDAATGTYHLLDFNPRPGAQFRLFADGAELDVVRALHLDLTHRPLSTPRPLPGRTFLVENYAPLSALLPHQSTARELAWHAPDDRAPGTALRSLWGRNVARRLRERVRARAVPASRTGVREPERLGS is encoded by the coding sequence GTGCAGCGTCTGGATACACGCATCCCCGCGGTCCTGCTGCGGATCGACAGGAATTCCTTCCACCACGGAACGCTGGGCGCGGTGCGCTCCCTGGGGCGTGCGGGAGTGGAGGTGCACCTGGTCGCAGCCGACGCGCACAGCCCGGTGGCCCGCTCGCGCTATCTGCACCGGATGCACCCGCCGCCCGGGCCCGCCGCGCCCCCGGCGGAGGTGGCCGCCGCGCTGCTCCGCGTCGCCGCCACCCTGCGCGGGCCCGCCGTCCTGATCCCCCTGGACGACGCGGGCGCCCTGGCCGTCAGCGCCCTGCGGACCGAGCTGAGCGACCGGTTCCTGCTGCCCGCGATGGCACCCGGCACGGCGGAGAGCGTGGCGGACAAGGCGGCGCTCGCCGAGCTGTGCGCGGCCGCCGGAGTACCGCACCCGCGGACCGAGCTGCCGGACTCGGCGAGCCGGGCCGCTGCGGTCGCCCGCAGCCTCGGCCCGGCGACGGTGGCGAAGTGGAGCCGTCCCTGGTGTCTGCCCCGCGACGCGGGCCTGCACAGCACGGTGGTCGTCCGCTCCCCCGGCGAGGCCGCGGCCCTGTTCGAGCGCGGTGCGGAGGCGGGCAGCCCCCTGCTGCTCCAGGCCTTCGTGGCGGCGGGCGGCGGCAGCGACTGGTTCGTGCACGGGTACGTGGGCCGCGACGGCCGCGTGCACGGCGGCGGCACGGGGCGCAAGCTGCGCGCCTGGCCCCGCGCGGCGGGCATCACCGTGCGCGGCGAGTGGGTGCCCAACCCCGCCCTGGAGGCGCTCACCGCCCGGCTCATGACGACGGTCGGCTACCGGGGCGTCTTCGACCTCGACTTCCGCCAGGACGCCGCCACCGGCACGTACCACCTGCTCGACTTCAACCCGCGCCCCGGCGCCCAGTTCCGCCTCTTCGCCGACGGCGCCGAGCTCGACGTCGTACGCGCGCTGCACCTGGACCTGACGCACCGCCCCCTGTCCACGCCGCGCCCCCTGCCCGGCCGCACCTTCCTGGTGGAGAACTACGCCCCGCTGAGCGCGCTCCTCCCGCACCAGAGCACGGCGCGCGAGCTGGCCTGGCACGCCCCGGACGACCGCGCCCCCGGCACGGCCCTGCGCAGCCTGTGGGGCCGCAATGTCGCGCGGCGGCTGCGTGAACGCGTACGCGCGCGTGCCGTACCGGCGTCACGGACCGGCGTACGGGAACCGGAGCGGCTCGGGAGCTGA